In Pedobacter sp. SL55, the following proteins share a genomic window:
- a CDS encoding lysoplasmalogenase: MRFVTKPLITVSLMLFLYFTIKRRSIFTSNIVTGLFFSLVGDVFLMFVNVNQLYFMLGLGAFLIAHFFYIAAFYLDSTNKIEVQRRYVLPIFMVFGFFCLSYYYILRSHLGPMNVPVLVYSFTITIMGIMAALRFGKTNFKSFSWILTGAIFFIISDSILGYNKFVERIEIGDLLIMSTYMLAQFLITMGTVERKFVKKN, translated from the coding sequence ATGAGATTCGTTACAAAGCCGCTAATTACCGTTTCTCTAATGTTGTTTCTTTATTTTACCATTAAGCGTAGAAGTATATTTACGAGCAATATAGTAACAGGCTTATTTTTCTCGCTGGTAGGAGATGTGTTTTTAATGTTTGTGAACGTCAATCAACTTTATTTTATGCTGGGTTTAGGCGCATTTTTAATTGCACATTTTTTCTATATAGCTGCTTTCTATTTAGATAGTACCAATAAAATTGAAGTTCAGCGCAGATACGTCCTCCCAATTTTTATGGTTTTTGGTTTTTTCTGCTTATCGTACTATTATATATTGCGTTCTCATCTTGGCCCCATGAATGTTCCGGTATTGGTATATTCATTTACTATTACCATTATGGGCATTATGGCAGCTTTGCGATTTGGAAAAACCAATTTTAAAAGCTTTAGTTGGATATTGACTGGGGCAATTTTCTTTATTATATCCGATTCAATTTTAGGCTACAACAAATTTGTTGAACGCATAGAAATTGGAGATTTGCTGATAATGTCTACTTACATGTTAGCGCAATTTTTAATTACAATGGGTACAGTAGAAAGAAAGTTTGTGAAAAAGAATTGA
- a CDS encoding transglycosylase domain-containing protein, whose translation MKKEIKAIIYVDILFAVLLLFFWFSLPSPLFITPTSYVIEASNGELLSASIAKDGQWRFPVADSVPDKFAKCIITFEDKRFYHHLGVDFVAIGRAIRQNIKAKSVASGASTLSMQVIRLSRKKQRTVWQKLAEMWLAVRLEVSYSKDEILALYAENAPFGSNVVGLEAASWRYYGRAAEQLSWGEMATLAVLPNSPSLVRPGKNATKLIIKRNNLLDKLVEEKIIDRSTAQLSKAEPIPTAPLPLPQHAPHLLNRFKDEMRTLGVAGTRITSTLDIHLQQELNQVTAQYHQKFAANGINNLAALVINVKNGNVVAYVGNCYLPKQKEMESHVDMIRARRSPGNYS comes from the coding sequence ATGAAAAAAGAAATCAAGGCAATTATTTACGTAGATATTCTATTTGCAGTATTGCTTTTGTTCTTCTGGTTTTCATTACCAAGCCCCCTTTTCATCACTCCTACCTCTTACGTAATTGAGGCTAGCAATGGCGAATTACTAAGTGCATCTATAGCTAAAGATGGCCAGTGGCGTTTTCCAGTTGCCGATAGTGTGCCTGATAAGTTTGCCAAATGTATCATCACGTTTGAAGATAAGCGTTTTTACCATCATCTCGGAGTTGATTTTGTTGCCATTGGTAGAGCCATCAGGCAAAATATAAAGGCTAAATCTGTAGCTAGTGGCGCAAGCACGCTGAGTATGCAGGTCATTCGTTTATCTAGAAAAAAGCAACGCACCGTTTGGCAAAAACTGGCAGAAATGTGGCTAGCGGTAAGATTAGAAGTTAGCTATTCTAAAGACGAAATTCTGGCATTATATGCGGAAAACGCCCCATTTGGAAGTAATGTGGTAGGTTTAGAAGCAGCCAGTTGGCGCTATTATGGTAGAGCTGCAGAACAGTTATCTTGGGGAGAAATGGCAACTTTAGCCGTGCTGCCTAACAGTCCATCATTGGTGCGCCCTGGTAAAAATGCAACTAAATTAATTATCAAAAGAAATAACCTACTGGATAAGCTGGTAGAGGAGAAAATCATAGATCGGTCTACGGCACAACTTTCCAAAGCTGAACCAATTCCTACCGCTCCGCTCCCGCTGCCACAGCACGCACCGCATTTATTAAACAGATTTAAAGATGAAATGAGAACCTTAGGCGTTGCAGGTACCAGAATAACTTCTACCCTTGATATCCACTTACAACAAGAATTAAATCAAGTTACTGCACAATACCATCAAAAATTTGCAGCAAATGGTATCAACAATTTAGCCGCTTTAGTTATCAATGTAAAAAATGGCAATGTAGTTGCTTATGTGGGTAATTGTTATTTGCCCAAGCAAAAAGAAATGGAAAGCCATGTAGATATGATTAGAGCTAGGCGAAGCCCGGGAAATTACTCTTAA
- a CDS encoding alpha-2-macroglobulin family protein yields the protein MLIQCAEPVSVTQDLAGLITVGSLSDLRFTIDGSQIKVYAPDALEGNYNVTVSNAITNINGKNLEASKSANLIFENKKPAVTIVGTGTILPNSGKLVLPFEAVNLKAVEVTIIKIFQDNIPQFFQVNNYKEGNELRRVAKPILQKTIHLSEDKSLDLRKKNRFTLDLDKLIKTEPGAMYRVSIMFKQSYALYNCTQTSANENTESDEESEYGGYDYGEKIDEDDDFWNNYQNYYPRGYRWSDREDPCTPSYYTSERWAHRNLLSSNIGLIAKRGNDESMLVVATDLLSAKPLSGVSIELLDYQKQVLTTVKTDGDGMANFSLKRKPFLLVAKNGAERGYLKLDDGNSLPLSRFDVGGEVVQNGIKGFIYGERGVWRPGDSIYLSFILEDKLGKLPANYPVIFELYNPKGQLVKKQSNTKPLNGFYTFKTATENTAPTGGWQAKFKAGGATFSKNLKIETVTPNRIKINFDLGGKKYLGNGRVSAATLSAKWLFGTPAQNLKAKVDINLSKGETSFPNFKDYAFDNPIVQFDTQLKTVFEGTLNEAGVATVNTNLNDQMAAPGILRANITTKVFEPGGNFSIDNFSIPYHVYDNYFGIKSPQGDKMTGMLVTGKDHEVDIVNVNRDGALLNTNKTVTVALYKVQWRWWWEQNNQDNYANFTQNEYNKLIRSEQVEMQNGKAKWNLRIDEPEWGRYLIVVGSAYGGGHFAAKEVYIDWPGWAQREQGSNPTEAAMLSFTANKAKYNVGEEITLTVPSPENGRALVSIENGSRVVKTFWADTKKGQTQITFKADKNMTPNVFANVTLLQPHSQTVNDMPIRMYGAIPLSIENPETILKPQIAIAKELRPETESSLAISEANGKAMTYTVAIVDEGLLDLTRFQTPNPHTSFYAREGLGVKTWDLFDQVLGAWGGNLERILSIGGDGAINKNINPAKANRFKPVVKFMGPFQLGKGEKKTHKFKLPQYIGSVKVMVVAANDGAYGNAEKAVEVKKPIMLLASVPRLIGPGESFTLPVNVFANNNNIKNVSVSLQTSNLQINVTNKQMLKFAKAGDQLTYFNVTAPNNTGIAKIKIIAQSGSEKTVTNVELDIRNPNPMVTNVISAVIQPNQSWSADYAAIGTNGTNSGSLEVSSIPPINLEKRLSYLIQYPHGCVEQTTSGVFPQLYLDRLSALSEQKKTQIERNVKAGINKLKGFQTTDGGLAYWPGNPTADEWGTNYAGHFLIEAQESGYALPVGLYDGLVRYLKGKANNWTPNTNNFYGGDLSQAYRLYVLALAKKPEMAAMNRLRAFEYLSDAAKWRLAAAYQLAGQTGAASSLTRGLATEVGAYQQLGGTYGSDLRDQAMIMETLTLIGQKNRALQLLNKVAAKLGEDQWYSTQTTAYSLLAIAKFCGEQKSSRQLNFQYVLDGAKGSVNSKQYYSSVPISFKGNKASISNKTNGVLFARLIVQGRPATGQNDFLPNNPDLLVMDVSYKNMKGQELNPAQLKQGQDFYAEVNVKNTGRQGLYEQMALTQIFPSGWEIINTKLHDNEGAFTTSAYDYQDIRDDRV from the coding sequence GTGTTAATTCAGTGTGCCGAGCCTGTGAGCGTTACCCAAGATTTAGCAGGCTTAATTACTGTGGGCAGTTTAAGTGATTTACGCTTTACTATAGATGGTAGCCAAATTAAAGTGTATGCACCTGATGCCTTAGAGGGCAATTACAATGTTACGGTAAGTAATGCCATCACTAACATTAATGGAAAAAACCTTGAAGCTTCAAAAAGTGCGAACCTGATTTTCGAGAACAAAAAGCCTGCGGTAACCATTGTCGGTACAGGCACCATCCTACCTAATTCGGGCAAGTTGGTGTTACCGTTCGAAGCGGTAAATTTAAAAGCGGTTGAAGTTACCATTATCAAGATTTTCCAAGATAACATTCCGCAATTTTTTCAAGTGAACAACTACAAAGAAGGTAACGAGTTACGTCGTGTAGCGAAACCTATATTACAAAAAACCATCCATTTAAGCGAAGATAAATCATTAGATCTTAGAAAAAAGAACCGATTTACACTTGATTTAGACAAGCTGATTAAAACCGAGCCTGGCGCCATGTACCGCGTTAGTATCATGTTTAAGCAATCTTACGCCTTGTACAATTGTACGCAAACAAGTGCCAATGAAAACACTGAAAGCGACGAAGAAAGTGAGTACGGCGGCTACGATTATGGAGAGAAAATAGATGAAGACGACGATTTTTGGAACAACTACCAGAATTACTATCCTCGTGGCTACCGTTGGAGCGATCGCGAAGATCCTTGTACACCATCTTATTACACCAGCGAAAGATGGGCACATCGCAACTTACTTTCCTCAAATATTGGCTTAATTGCCAAACGAGGTAACGATGAAAGTATGTTGGTAGTAGCTACCGATTTATTATCAGCTAAGCCTTTAAGTGGCGTAAGTATTGAGCTGCTCGATTACCAAAAGCAAGTGTTAACCACCGTTAAAACCGATGGCGATGGCATGGCTAATTTCTCTTTAAAAAGAAAACCGTTTTTGCTAGTGGCTAAAAATGGTGCCGAACGTGGTTATTTAAAACTAGATGATGGTAATTCGCTGCCTTTATCTAGGTTTGATGTTGGCGGCGAGGTGGTGCAAAATGGCATCAAAGGCTTCATTTACGGCGAACGTGGTGTATGGCGACCAGGCGACAGCATTTATTTATCATTTATTTTAGAAGATAAATTAGGTAAACTCCCAGCCAATTATCCAGTTATTTTTGAGCTTTATAACCCTAAAGGACAATTAGTTAAAAAGCAAAGCAACACTAAACCTTTAAACGGCTTTTATACCTTTAAAACCGCTACAGAGAATACGGCGCCAACTGGCGGATGGCAAGCTAAATTTAAAGCTGGCGGCGCTACTTTCAGCAAAAACCTTAAAATAGAAACAGTTACGCCAAATCGTATTAAAATCAATTTCGATTTGGGCGGTAAAAAATATTTAGGCAACGGACGAGTATCTGCCGCTACCTTATCCGCTAAATGGTTGTTTGGCACACCTGCACAAAACCTAAAGGCCAAGGTCGATATCAATTTAAGCAAAGGCGAAACTTCTTTCCCTAATTTTAAAGATTATGCTTTTGATAACCCAATTGTACAGTTTGACACGCAATTAAAAACGGTATTTGAAGGCACTTTGAACGAAGCTGGTGTTGCTACGGTAAACACCAACTTAAATGATCAAATGGCTGCTCCTGGCATACTTAGGGCAAATATCACTACTAAAGTTTTCGAGCCTGGAGGTAATTTCAGTATCGATAATTTCAGTATACCCTACCATGTTTACGATAATTATTTCGGCATCAAATCTCCGCAAGGCGATAAAATGACGGGGATGTTGGTAACAGGAAAAGACCATGAGGTAGATATTGTAAATGTAAATAGAGATGGTGCGCTGTTAAATACCAATAAAACAGTTACCGTAGCTTTGTATAAAGTACAATGGCGCTGGTGGTGGGAACAAAACAACCAAGACAACTATGCCAACTTTACCCAGAACGAGTACAATAAACTCATCAGGTCTGAGCAGGTAGAGATGCAAAACGGTAAAGCAAAATGGAATTTAAGAATTGACGAGCCTGAATGGGGACGTTATTTAATTGTAGTGGGTAGTGCTTACGGCGGTGGCCACTTTGCAGCTAAAGAAGTTTACATAGATTGGCCAGGATGGGCACAACGTGAGCAAGGTAGCAACCCAACCGAGGCGGCTATGTTGTCTTTTACTGCAAACAAAGCTAAATACAATGTTGGCGAAGAAATTACCTTAACCGTTCCATCGCCAGAAAACGGCAGGGCTTTAGTATCTATAGAAAATGGTAGCAGAGTGGTAAAAACTTTTTGGGCTGACACCAAAAAAGGCCAAACACAAATTACCTTTAAGGCCGATAAAAACATGACACCTAATGTTTTTGCCAACGTAACCTTGCTGCAACCGCACAGCCAAACGGTAAATGATATGCCTATTAGGATGTACGGAGCTATTCCGTTGAGTATCGAAAATCCAGAAACCATTTTAAAACCTCAAATTGCAATAGCTAAAGAACTACGACCAGAAACCGAAAGTAGCTTAGCTATTAGCGAGGCCAATGGCAAAGCGATGACCTATACCGTGGCCATTGTAGATGAAGGCTTGTTAGATCTTACCCGTTTCCAAACTCCAAACCCTCATACTTCTTTTTATGCTAGAGAAGGCTTGGGCGTTAAAACTTGGGATCTATTTGATCAAGTATTAGGTGCTTGGGGTGGTAATTTAGAAAGGATTTTAAGTATTGGTGGCGATGGAGCTATTAACAAAAACATTAACCCTGCCAAAGCCAACCGATTTAAACCCGTAGTTAAATTTATGGGCCCTTTTCAATTGGGAAAAGGCGAAAAGAAAACCCACAAGTTTAAGTTGCCGCAGTACATTGGTTCGGTAAAAGTGATGGTAGTTGCAGCTAATGACGGCGCTTACGGAAATGCCGAAAAAGCGGTAGAAGTGAAAAAACCGATCATGCTACTGGCTTCGGTACCGAGGTTAATTGGCCCTGGAGAAAGTTTTACATTACCAGTTAACGTTTTTGCCAACAACAATAACATTAAAAACGTTTCGGTAAGTCTGCAAACCAGCAACCTGCAAATTAACGTTACCAATAAACAAATGTTAAAATTTGCCAAAGCTGGCGATCAACTGACTTATTTTAACGTTACCGCACCAAATAATACGGGTATTGCTAAAATCAAAATCATTGCGCAAAGCGGATCAGAAAAAACGGTTACCAATGTAGAACTGGACATTAGAAACCCGAACCCAATGGTTACCAATGTGATTTCTGCAGTAATACAGCCCAACCAAAGTTGGAGCGCTGATTATGCTGCTATTGGCACTAATGGCACAAATAGTGGAAGTTTGGAAGTATCGTCCATACCTCCTATCAATTTAGAAAAAAGATTGAGCTATTTGATCCAATATCCACACGGTTGTGTAGAACAAACTACTTCTGGTGTGTTTCCTCAGTTGTATTTAGATCGATTATCAGCATTAAGCGAACAGAAAAAAACACAAATTGAGCGTAACGTTAAAGCAGGAATTAACAAACTCAAAGGTTTTCAAACTACCGATGGTGGTTTAGCGTATTGGCCAGGCAACCCAACTGCTGATGAATGGGGAACCAACTATGCTGGACACTTTTTAATTGAAGCGCAAGAAAGCGGTTATGCCCTACCTGTAGGTTTATATGATGGCTTAGTACGCTATTTGAAAGGCAAAGCCAACAATTGGACACCAAATACCAATAATTTCTACGGCGGAGATTTAAGCCAAGCTTACAGATTGTACGTGTTGGCATTAGCTAAAAAACCAGAAATGGCAGCCATGAATAGATTGCGGGCTTTCGAATACTTAAGCGATGCAGCAAAATGGAGGTTGGCCGCCGCTTATCAACTGGCTGGGCAAACCGGTGCAGCTAGCAGTTTAACCAGAGGGTTGGCAACCGAAGTTGGCGCTTACCAACAATTGGGCGGCACTTATGGTTCAGATTTGAGAGACCAAGCCATGATTATGGAAACGCTTACTTTGATCGGGCAAAAAAATAGAGCTTTACAATTACTAAATAAAGTTGCAGCTAAACTAGGCGAAGACCAATGGTACAGTACCCAAACTACCGCTTACAGTTTATTGGCTATAGCGAAATTCTGTGGAGAGCAAAAATCGTCGCGACAATTGAATTTCCAATATGTATTGGATGGAGCTAAAGGTTCGGTAAATAGTAAACAATATTACAGTAGCGTTCCAATCAGTTTCAAAGGCAACAAAGCAAGTATTAGCAACAAAACCAATGGTGTACTTTTTGCGAGGTTAATTGTTCAGGGTCGCCCAGCAACAGGACAAAATGATTTCTTGCCAAATAATCCAGATTTGTTGGTAATGGATGTAAGTTACAAAAACATGAAAGGGCAAGAACTAAATCCAGCGCAATTGAAACAAGGCCAAGATTTTTATGCTGAGGTAAACGTAAAAAATACAGGAAGACAAGGTTTGTATGAGCAAATGGCTTTAACACAAATTTTCCCTTCGGGCTGGGAAATTATCAATACCAAACTGCATGACAACGAGGGTGCTTTTACTACCTCGGCTTACGATTACCAAGATATTAGAGATGATAGAGTATGA
- a CDS encoding penicillin-binding transpeptidase domain-containing protein, with amino-acid sequence MLNDGFILPQTLIADVPTQIGGYSPQNFDLGYDGAIPADKALSRSLNIPAVKMLQQYKYERFYDKLKKFNFSTLNQPADHYGLSLILGGSEVTMWDLSNAYLGMARTLNHYNSYQGKYNKADYSSAYYVKDQEKIEEMIEPNSLLDHGTIWSTFNAMEEVMRPGDEGLWQQFSSSQRIAWKTGTSFGFRDAWAVGLTPNYVVCVWVGNADGEGRPGLTGIEAAAPLMFDIFRMLPSAKWFEMPKTKLKRMAVCKQSGYKASPICETKIVQWVPPVGEKTALCPYHKLLHLDATENYQVTNQCYSVSQMKHKSWFILPPTMEYYYQTKNAEYKLLPPFMNGCQNESTSVMEMVYPKPNASVYIPLEIDGNRGKVVFNAAHRDRNATIYWHIDEEYVGTTKSYHQLAVSPKPGKHVLTLTDQNGERLVQVFTVLDKEEK; translated from the coding sequence ATGCTGAACGATGGTTTTATATTACCCCAAACTTTAATTGCCGATGTGCCCACCCAAATTGGTGGTTATTCGCCGCAAAATTTCGATTTAGGTTATGATGGTGCCATTCCAGCTGATAAGGCTTTAAGCCGATCGTTAAATATCCCAGCGGTAAAAATGCTACAGCAATATAAATACGAACGTTTTTACGATAAGCTCAAGAAATTCAATTTCAGCACCTTAAACCAACCTGCCGACCATTATGGCTTATCTTTAATTTTAGGCGGCAGCGAAGTTACCATGTGGGATTTGAGTAATGCCTACTTGGGTATGGCAAGAACGTTAAATCATTACAACAGCTATCAAGGTAAATACAACAAGGCCGATTATTCGTCGGCTTATTACGTAAAAGATCAGGAAAAAATTGAAGAAATGATTGAGCCTAACTCGCTCCTAGACCACGGTACCATTTGGTCTACATTTAATGCCATGGAAGAAGTAATGCGTCCTGGAGACGAAGGTTTGTGGCAGCAATTTTCTTCATCGCAACGCATTGCATGGAAAACCGGTACCAGCTTTGGTTTTAGAGATGCTTGGGCCGTAGGCCTTACACCAAATTACGTAGTTTGTGTTTGGGTTGGCAATGCCGATGGCGAAGGAAGGCCAGGCCTAACAGGCATTGAAGCCGCCGCACCGTTGATGTTTGATATTTTTAGGATGTTACCATCTGCTAAATGGTTCGAAATGCCAAAAACCAAACTAAAAAGAATGGCGGTTTGTAAGCAAAGTGGCTACAAAGCTTCTCCTATTTGCGAAACCAAAATAGTACAATGGGTTCCACCAGTTGGCGAAAAAACAGCGTTATGCCCCTACCACAAACTGCTACATTTAGATGCGACCGAAAACTATCAGGTTACCAACCAATGTTATAGCGTTAGCCAAATGAAGCATAAAAGTTGGTTTATTTTGCCCCCAACAATGGAGTATTACTACCAAACCAAAAATGCTGAATATAAGTTATTACCTCCGTTTATGAACGGCTGCCAAAACGAAAGTACTTCGGTTATGGAAATGGTATACCCTAAGCCCAATGCTTCGGTTTATATTCCGTTAGAAATTGATGGTAACAGAGGAAAAGTGGTTTTTAATGCAGCACACAGAGATCGTAATGCAACCATTTATTGGCATATTGATGAAGAATATGTTGGGACTACAAAAAGTTACCATCAACTTGCGGTAAGCCCAAAACCTGGTAAACACGTACTTACCTTAACCGATCAAAATGGCGAAAGATTGGTGCAAGTTTTTACTGTACTAGATAAGGAAGAAAAGTAG
- the hsdR gene encoding type I restriction-modification system endonuclease: protein MQYSNFDFLSEEYPLLHNLAQAAEYNLYQDPSTSLYKLRQFGEYMTAQIFDTYGIDLPEKDTFQARIYTLKNQGFLPLSIEDYFNIIRRKGNVAVHQYSATTEGAALTLSAAFKLAKWFYAAYSVKNINIQGLTFEQPTNLDSRHALHTLETELASIKTQYEALLSQTKEVSAAQQAAFTERAKRSASNLEMSEAETRSIIDQQLVMAGWECDTIGLNYKTHKTLPQKGKNRAIAEWPCGGKWADYALFIGEELYAIVEAKKYAQDISSNLDQSKIYAECIVGSEDYQLLGQWENYKVPFLFASNGRSYIEQYKTKSGVWFLDIRNAYNKAHALNSFYSPAGLKELLQRDINAANQKLKEDDYGYLSSSSGLSLRYYQIDAIKAVEQKLQHENPDDKRALLVMATGTGKTRTIGGLIYRIIKANRFRRVLFLTDRTLLATQARDAISDNKVESLQTFASIYKIADLDLKRPDYETRLQFATVQSMVKRVFYSEEPLPVDAFDCIVVDEAHRGYILDRDFVEDDLAFRDQEDYIGQYKKLLFYFDAWKIGLTATPALHTSEIFGKPVHAYSYREAVIDGFLKDHEPPYTIKTLLNEEGIHWQRGESVSVYDPETNTIEELANLEDDIDLDVDQFNKNVLTPSFNQTVLAELVKELDPDGEQKTLIFAARDSHADEIVRILYEEFEKIGVPVHQDAIKKITGSIKDPARETKNFKNEKYPNIVVTVDLLTTGIDVPAICNLVFLRAVKSRILYEQMIGRATRLCDEIGKESFKIYDAVRLYEKMKDKTQMIAVANPSVSFQQLSRDLQQMDNQAQFERFKEQLIAKLQGKKNQIKGDDEERFGFLAAQQSPDEFINSIKNLSMNEVKSLLLDTADLWPFLDEQKASGKKIYLSQHKDEFLVMERGYGKGAKPEDYILNFKEYIEANRNKIAALNIICTKPADLDRKSLKELRLLLDSQGFTETALNTAWQAKNMVDTSADIIAYIRTLALGTDLVTPQQRVKNAINKIKTSRTWNKTQLTWIQKFEKQLLAETIITKQDLDLQPFVNDGGFKRLNTIFEDDLENLLKQLNEHLFTA from the coding sequence ATGCAATATTCAAACTTTGATTTCCTTAGCGAAGAGTACCCTCTGCTACACAATCTAGCGCAGGCAGCCGAATACAATTTGTACCAAGACCCAAGCACATCGTTGTATAAACTGCGGCAGTTTGGAGAGTATATGACCGCTCAAATTTTTGATACCTATGGTATAGATTTGCCAGAAAAAGATACTTTTCAAGCTAGAATTTATACGCTTAAAAATCAAGGGTTTTTGCCATTAAGTATAGAAGATTACTTTAATATCATTAGGCGTAAGGGTAATGTTGCTGTACACCAATATAGCGCTACTACCGAAGGTGCTGCTTTAACCCTATCAGCTGCGTTTAAGTTAGCCAAATGGTTTTATGCGGCCTATTCTGTAAAAAATATAAATATACAGGGTTTAACTTTCGAGCAACCTACCAATTTAGATAGCAGGCATGCCTTACATACGCTGGAAACCGAGTTAGCGTCCATCAAAACGCAATATGAAGCATTACTAAGCCAAACAAAAGAAGTATCTGCTGCGCAACAGGCTGCTTTCACAGAAAGGGCTAAGCGCTCTGCTTCAAATCTGGAAATGAGTGAAGCCGAAACTCGCTCTATCATAGATCAACAATTGGTTATGGCGGGCTGGGAGTGTGATACCATTGGCCTCAATTACAAAACACATAAAACACTGCCACAAAAGGGCAAAAATAGAGCCATTGCCGAATGGCCTTGTGGCGGCAAATGGGCCGATTACGCCTTGTTTATTGGAGAAGAACTGTATGCCATTGTTGAAGCTAAAAAATATGCGCAAGATATTTCGAGTAACCTAGATCAATCTAAAATATATGCTGAGTGTATTGTAGGTTCAGAAGATTACCAATTGTTGGGGCAGTGGGAAAATTATAAAGTGCCTTTTCTTTTCGCCAGTAATGGCAGGTCTTATATAGAACAGTACAAGACTAAATCGGGCGTTTGGTTTTTAGATATACGCAATGCGTACAATAAGGCACATGCCTTAAATTCTTTTTACTCGCCAGCAGGTTTAAAAGAGTTGCTACAAAGAGATATCAATGCCGCTAACCAAAAGCTAAAGGAAGATGATTATGGCTATCTAAGTTCTAGCAGCGGTTTATCTTTAAGGTATTATCAAATTGATGCCATTAAGGCGGTAGAACAAAAGTTGCAACACGAAAACCCGGATGATAAACGTGCTTTGCTGGTGATGGCTACTGGCACGGGTAAAACGCGTACCATTGGCGGTTTAATTTACCGCATCATTAAAGCTAATAGATTTAGAAGGGTATTGTTTTTAACCGATAGAACGCTTTTGGCTACACAAGCTAGAGATGCCATATCAGATAACAAAGTAGAAAGCCTGCAAACTTTCGCTTCTATTTATAAAATAGCCGATTTAGATTTAAAACGGCCTGACTACGAAACTCGTTTGCAATTTGCTACCGTGCAAAGTATGGTAAAGCGGGTTTTTTACAGCGAGGAACCTTTGCCTGTAGATGCCTTTGATTGTATTGTTGTAGACGAAGCACACCGCGGCTACATTTTAGATCGCGATTTTGTGGAAGATGACCTGGCTTTTAGAGACCAAGAAGACTACATCGGCCAGTATAAAAAGCTGTTGTTTTACTTCGATGCTTGGAAAATAGGTTTAACCGCAACGCCTGCGCTACATACCTCAGAGATATTTGGTAAACCAGTGCATGCTTATTCTTACCGAGAAGCGGTGATTGATGGCTTCTTAAAAGATCATGAGCCGCCTTATACCATTAAAACTTTGCTTAACGAAGAAGGCATACATTGGCAGCGAGGAGAGAGCGTATCGGTTTACGACCCAGAAACGAATACCATTGAAGAATTGGCCAATTTGGAAGATGATATTGATTTGGATGTAGATCAGTTCAATAAAAATGTATTGACACCTTCTTTTAACCAAACGGTACTGGCCGAATTGGTAAAAGAGCTGGACCCCGATGGCGAACAGAAAACACTCATTTTTGCAGCGAGAGATAGCCACGCCGATGAAATTGTGCGGATTTTGTACGAAGAGTTTGAAAAAATAGGAGTGCCTGTGCACCAAGATGCCATTAAGAAAATAACGGGCAGTATTAAAGACCCCGCTCGGGAGACCAAGAATTTTAAAAACGAAAAATATCCCAATATCGTGGTAACGGTTGATTTGTTAACTACTGGTATAGATGTACCAGCCATTTGTAACCTGGTGTTTTTAAGAGCCGTAAAATCTAGAATTTTGTATGAGCAGATGATAGGAAGGGCTACCCGTTTGTGCGACGAAATTGGTAAAGAAAGCTTTAAAATTTACGATGCCGTGCGTTTGTACGAAAAAATGAAAGATAAAACGCAAATGATTGCGGTAGCTAACCCAAGTGTAAGTTTTCAGCAACTGAGCAGAGACCTACAACAAATGGACAATCAAGCACAATTTGAACGTTTTAAGGAGCAACTTATCGCAAAATTGCAGGGTAAAAAGAACCAGATTAAAGGCGATGATGAAGAGCGTTTTGGTTTCTTAGCAGCGCAACAAAGCCCCGATGAGTTCATCAATAGTATTAAAAACTTGTCGATGAACGAAGTAAAATCACTGCTGCTAGATACTGCCGATTTATGGCCATTTTTAGATGAACAAAAAGCAAGTGGCAAAAAGATATACCTCTCGCAGCATAAAGATGAATTTTTGGTAATGGAGCGTGGCTACGGCAAAGGTGCCAAACCAGAAGATTATATTTTAAACTTTAAAGAATACATTGAAGCCAATAGAAATAAAATTGCTGCATTGAACATCATCTGTACCAAACCTGCTGATCTAGACCGTAAATCGTTAAAAGAACTAAGACTTTTGCTAGATAGCCAAGGCTTTACCGAAACTGCTTTAAATACCGCTTGGCAAGCTAAAAACATGGTAGATACCTCAGCAGATATCATTGCCTACATTAGAACTTTAGCTTTAGGTACCGATTTAGTGACCCCGCAACAACGGGTAAAAAATGCGATAAATAAGATAAAAACCAGCAGAACTTGGAATAAGACCCAATTAACTTGGATACAAAAATTTGAAAAGCAACTGCTCGCCGAAACCATTATTACCAAACAGGATCTTGACCTACAGCCTTTTGTGAATGACGGCGGCTTCAAAAGATTAAATACCATTTTTGAAGATGACTTAGAAAACTTACTTAAGCAATTAAATGAGCATCTTTTTACGGCTTAA